The Terriglobus sp. TAA 43 sequence AGGAGAGTGACTTACCAGCTTCACCGTAGCCTCGCCCTCTTGACAAGGATCAGAGGCAATTCTTTCCAACAGCTTTTTCCGCAGGAAGATTGAGGTCAGTTCATCCAGCGCCTGGAAGTAACGCCGCTGCACCGAACGAAGACTCAAACGGAACATCGACGCCGCTTCTTCCAACGTGTACTCCTGCACGCCGATTCGAAGGATCAACCGCTGCTGTTCCGGCTCCAGCTCTGCAATGCAGCGATCCACGTCATGGACAAAGATCACCACGTCGTCGAACGCATGCACCCGATAGCTCGTCACCTTGCCACGAAACATCTCGCGACCCAGCAACGAAGGCACACGCCCGCTCTCCATCGACAGCACACCGTAGCGTCGAAGCATCGCCTCGGTGTACGACCGGTAGAAAGCCGTGCCCGGTGCCAACAGTTTGCGGAACACAGGAGCTGCGCGCTCCTCCTCCGTCTGCTGCGCCACTGGAGCCGGAGCCACCGCATGCGCAAGAGCCCCGTCCGTCGCCCAAACATGCGTGAGAACGTTCTGCTGTTCGTCCGCGCCAACACCCATCGACTGCCTCTTGCTTGGCATCTGCAGAAGCTTCATGCTGCACCCCCTTGTTTGTTTGTCTGCACCATTCGCGAGGCCCGGCACGGCCGTCCCGGACGCAGCTTTCGCCGCGCTGGAAGTTCGGCCATTCGGGGGGTGCAATGCCGGCAGTAGACGCCTGCAGCCACTCCAGTGCGGACCCAAAGTCCTCCGCACCCCTCACACACCTTCAAGTCCCTGCGCAAGTAATTCATGCTTCTGTCTCACCTTCATCACCGGTACCCGCCTCGTTTCTCCAAGGTCGATCTCCGGTCTGTTGTGCCGCGAATGTGGCTGGCTCTCCGGCCAGTCGGCCACCTTCGCAACGGGTTGTCGTCATACAGATTTCGCGTCTCCCGGGAGAAGGCATAAGGGGGCTTATGCCCGCGCGAAACCCGCAGGTTCTCCGCACATCGTGTGCGGCGTCTCATGGCGTCATGTTGGTTTTGAGAAAGTAAGTTCTCGCAA is a genomic window containing:
- a CDS encoding sigma factor-like helix-turn-helix DNA-binding protein, which produces MKLLQMPSKRQSMGVGADEQQNVLTHVWATDGALAHAVAPAPVAQQTEEERAAPVFRKLLAPGTAFYRSYTEAMLRRYGVLSMESGRVPSLLGREMFRGKVTSYRVHAFDDVVIFVHDVDRCIAELEPEQQRLILRIGVQEYTLEEAASMFRLSLRSVQRRYFQALDELTSIFLRKKLLERIASDPCQEGEATVKLVSHSPDESCEPKFVGM